The genomic stretch TCGCTCATCGTCTTCCTCGTGATGATGGCGGTGTGGCTCTTCCTCTATTTCCTCCGCGACGAGCCGCTCGTGATCTTCGGCCGCCTCTTCAGCGACAAGGTCGTGCTGATCGTGCTCGGAGTGCTCACGATCGTCGTCCTGCTCTTCACCGGCGCGACGACGGAGATCCTGAGCGCGCTGCTCGtcgcggcggtggtggtgctgGTGCACGCCGTCGTGAGGAGGACCGACAATTTGTGCCCCGATGAGGAGGCCGCGGGGCTGCTGAGGTCAGCAAGTCCGCCTCCCTcctgattttttttcaatttcgtTTTTGGATCGTGTTTGTTTATCCTCTTCAATTCCACTGTTTCTGgtgaattttcgaaaatcaatTGATCGTGATTATCAGTTGTTGTTGACttgttgaatttttttgtaattctGTTCAATGTATGCGTGAGATGTATTTATTCAACAACTCTCTGAATTTATTTGCCAAAATCTACAGCGTCAGTTATGTTTGAAGTTTGAAGTTTGAATCATGGAATTTTATGTTCTATCTTTTGAGATATTTGAATCTTCAACTACCCAAGATCACTCCGTGAGTGATGTTGATTGGTG from Salvia splendens isolate huo1 chromosome 15, SspV2, whole genome shotgun sequence encodes the following:
- the LOC121767419 gene encoding PRA1 family protein F2-like translates to MTSYGTIPTSSSPAATSVNLEYISRAKERIKEGLGSSRPWSEMVDIHSFDLPRSFRESVARVRTNLAYFSMNYVIVALGIVLLSLLWHPISLIVFLVMMAVWLFLYFLRDEPLVIFGRLFSDKVVLIVLGVLTIVVLLFTGATTEILSALLVAAVVVLVHAVVRRTDNLCPDEEAAGLLRSASPPPS